tgatttttaaatgaggACAATAGAGTACAAATACGTTTCTGTATCTTCCTTTCAACCGCAGCTTAAAACTCACTTCGATTTACGATGCTTTCTGTATGAAGTATGAACTTTCTTTACCTTATAATGCTAATTGCATTACGGAATTCCTCCCAGAAAAAGTCCAGAATGATCCGTAtgcatattataaataacataaaggacaaaacaacatttaagtattaataattttctttcttaaaataattaactaagatCTTTGGCAGTTTAGAGACCAGCCAATGGGAATAATAGTGTACAACTAGAGTGTGATTAGTTTACGAGATGCAGATGGCTTAAGGGCATGTCTAAGCAAAATTTTGAAGAATACATAACAATTGCTAACTGCATTATTTTATACTAGACATACCTAAGAAAGAAATAAGACGTGCATGGGCGAAAGGAAAGTAAAGCAAGGTAAGACCAATTTTCACCAATCGGATAGGGGAGGAATGCATGGCTCGTCCTTACTACCGAGCGTGattgttacattaatttaactACATCTAATTATTACACTATACTCATTTGTGTAGTCAGCTGGGACATCAGGATGTATCCCTCCCCGAAATAATAAAAGGgacatataacaaaaaaatcaacaGACCACAAAAGATCAGCTCAACAAGTCTAAAAACTACGCTGTTAATTAAAGCTCAATAATAGTAATTAGCAGATAACCATTTCGTTGGTTATTGTATAAAGCCTAATCCTAAAGAACTCAAACATACTAATCGGAGCCTGATCAATTGGAAGCGATTTAAACTATCAAGCTTCTACAACGATAATTATAACTCGAGCTCATCACAATTCTATCACGCGTCCGTTTACAAAAGAGGCACTCCCGTTGTAGTGGCTTGATAGCGCATTTGTGACTTACTAGTACTTTTGATTGTATGAATCAGTAAAGTCAATGTTCCTATCCAAAGCGTGGCTATAAATATTTCGTCATAAATATACTTAATGTCCACTATCTCATAAGAGTTGGTTGCAATATTTATCTTAACAAGTTATCAAGCTATTATAATGAGACATTCATTGCATTGTTTGTTCTATTGTTGTAGATAAGCTAAgtcattacagtatattaaacatttgtattatataaataataccaaagtaGGGACGCTCGACAACAGTAATTATAATACTCATGGTGACACTCTCACCGAATCTCTTCATATTAGTGTCCAACAAGTTTTACTCTGTTCATGAATTCATGACGAGGCGCTGGGGTCAAAATCTAAAATAAGTGCAAAATGTGTCTCAAGGacaaaaaatatacagtttatcaacaaaagaaaagattttattttttgaaatgaaaataaatatgattacagACATTTTCTTCGTAAGTACGACTTTCTTTCTATTTTGACTATAACTTTTTGATGGTGCGTTATCCCATTTTCAAATAACACTACCAAATCGTTAAAAACTGAAAACGccgtcaaaataaataaaattactcataaTGTGAATaaatgaacacacacacacacacacacgcgcgcgcgcgcgcgacattactgaatacaaataaaaaattaaaagtataattttcgtTTATACATATAGTCGCCCATGGGGAGGAATTGACTAAGTTCAAGATTGTCAGCACACACGTCGCAGACCATAAaatagctttatatatatatatatatatatatatatatatatatatatatatatatatatatatatatatatatatatatataaatctgtttGATATACTGGAATCTCTTGGCTATGTTAGAAGGACAGAtgaaaataaataccaaataaatcGAAACAATACACGTGCATCTGTTAGAAAGGGAAAAATTTAGTGTCACAACAGCCTGTAATATTGATGTTCTTAAGTTCCTGGTTCGCTCCTAAAATGTTTTCCATGCATTCCACTCTGGATTAGTGATGGGAAAATCAAATACTTGAAAGAGTCGAATATGGTGTATTCAAAAGTACCCTTGTATTTCGAATACTTTATATGCGTTTAGTAGGCTTATTTCTAACAGACAGGTCTAGACGACATACTTCCTTCCCGAAATCTATTGTTCTTGGTTATTTGGAATTGACCTGCCAAAAAGGTTGGAAAACTCTTTTCCTTTCTGTGCCTTTTACAAACATGCCATACCCAAGATTTATggactttagaaaaaaaaaaaaaaaaaaaaaaaaaaaaaaaaaaaaaatatatatatatatatatatatatatatatatatatatatacgaatactCGTTTCAAaagtattggaatttattttGAGGTATTCCGATATGTGAATACACGGCCTGTATTCGAATATTCTTCGATTCTGTATTAGATTCTCCCATCACTAACtcggatcactcgttcacctaACTGACGTACGAATTGAACGGGCCATGACCGAACGACACATGTCTGAGAGCCATGTGTTTCATGTTTCACCACTCAGTCTAGAGTTCTCTTTGCCAAGCATTGCCTTTTTTTGTTGCATTGCTCCTGCAATACTGTTTGTAAAATTGTAGTCAGTACCTTCTTCTGTGAGTGTCAGTGTCAGTACTCAATTTACTGATAAGTGTCAGTTTCATAGTTTAGTTTTCAGATATCAACAGTGGAATACGTTTTCTATTGCCATTATCGTGCTGGACATAAATGGCTcctgaaactttaattaattcCTTGTTAGATCTGAAAAACATGTGTCGATTATGTTTAAGTCAGAATACATCCTTATATCTAATATTTGCTGACAGCACAACAGCCGATTCTTCATTAGTCTCTATGACTTCAAGAATAAAAGCTTGTGTTGACATTGAGGTTAGTTTATcagtttattacttttatcagTTTCACATTGGTTAACGACTTGAATTTCTCCAATGTTCCAATACTTTTAGTGGCTAAACTAAACTACTTTAGTCACAACATTCATACTAACATTTGTATACTAATTCCGTAAATGTTTACAGTCTCACTTCAaacattttgttgattttttaaatgaggAAATAGGATagctatattaattaaataaaatgaagaaggggtagggtacgataagcggacctggttttttatatacaaattggcaaacgatattacttaatcataaccaccgatataatcaatcgatactgattaattattttgaacaaataatctatatcaacagctgtaaacactttcaaataatacacgttgggtaatatttaaattttacatataaaagtaacatttgattattaaaaatgacagtccattttagaaaactacacgaaattgctttggaagatgataagacatgttatacgtggcttcaacatgttggactcgtaccgaaaaatccattatgtgaaatttgtgggaaagaaacaactgtaactgtgagaggagcaaatatggtcgtcttctgttttcctaattttgctaataataatttgtttcatcactgtaaatattaaatccatattttaatttaaaaacatatgattgttattgaggactatatagatacttttatatcgattgatagtctaggatttgagatgcgaatattaggtatcgatgattacttttttgatataaaaactgggtctgcttatcgtaccctaccctgaAGAACACccatgaaaaattgaaaaatggaGAAAATTCCTCAATatgtgaatatttaatttgtcCATCCATACTATAGACTTACAATAATCGTGTAGAGTAAGATAAAGGGACCCagctttttatattgaaattgtcaaatgatatttaattattatacccatcAATATATTCAggctacaaaattattatatttcacttCTAAAAATTATACATAGTACTGAGAACATAAGTGTAAACATTCTACATCAGTGACTCTTAAGATCAGAACACAGCTACAGTTGATACTTTGTCTAATGCTTTCTGGTTGAAACATCAACCACTCCATACCAAACAgagttagtataaaataatattcttaattattttctttatttcatctTGGTGTATACAtgatgaatattatatttatttggtcattaaaaaaaatttgtctgTGTGCACAAACAGTAGCTACTTTTAAGGTGGTCGATATTCCATTAAGTGTTGAAAGTTGTTAACCACCATCATGTTACTGCAAGTAACATTAAATTTGGCTGTGTATACAAATATGGCAGTTGAAATATCAAGCTATCACGTTTAAAGGGTAACAatctttcaagtttatttatatgttgaaGTTATCTCCAAATGAGTTTCTGCTTTTAAATTTATCCAACTTAAATTCATAGTCTCTTTGCTGACTGTTGTTCTTATTcgtaattcattaatatcttaaTTCTATGTCTTCAGACTGAAATATTGTACAAATGATTGTAAACAAAAGGAATGCAATACATTGAAAACTATTAATCTTCATAAAACTTACATTGACAATAAAGTGCCGTTTTGTTACTGAGCTTGAGCAGGAGAGCGCAGTCCTCAGACATGCAACTAACAATGTTATCTTAGCTTCCTAAAGACAGATATGGGCCTTTTTCATAGTCATATTTGGCTTGAACTCTCACCCAACATTAACTCATACACTCAGCATTTTCCCTTCGATTAAAACACATAGAAGATACAGTTTTTGGAAGGTTTGCAGTGATTTAAAAACCCACAAATCCACTTTTAGTTCCTAAATTctactaaatactttttttaactaaagttaACTACGTAAAATGGTAACCAAGCCTAAATTTGCAGTTGGTGTCAATGAAGTAGACACTATTTACATGGAATTAAAAAATGTGAAGGATACAAAGAAATTTAGAGAAATGAAAGCATTGTTCTTAATGAGGCATTATCCTAAATTGTTAAAAGtgaacaaacttttttaaattcaaatgttttaggTTACTCCCAGAGATGATCTACCTAACAAGATTTGCCATCGGTGTAAGGAACAACTTGAAAACTGGGTTAAATTTAAGGAGCTGTGTGATAATGCAAATACATTATTACTTCAGTGTGCTGCTGGAGGAATTCAGTCACTTTCAGATGGGGTAAGAGAAATAAGTTTATATTGAAGCTTCTATTTAAAATCCTTATAATCCTAAAATtccaataattgtttaaaatacctATGTTCTACATACATGACAAATGAATTTATGTTATAAAGCAACAAGTAGGATATTGGGTTTGCTATTGTTTCAATTTGGCTCACCATGCAGTTGAAGGCCAAATCTTGTAGTCTGCAGGTCactaacaaaacaaaagtaaCTGTACTGTAAAAAGTAATCTCATTCTCAATGTTTGCAGAGTTTCTGGAAATTGTAATCTTGCTAGATTGCACCTCAATCTCCACTGAATAGCTGTACAGTAGTCTTTTACTCACCTAAACAACTAAATTGTATCTGATTGTCACTCGTAGACTCACCATCAAAAGCTGTATCATAGAGATTGTCTCTGAAGCAGAACAATACTTTTTCAGACAAAGCTTAATGCAAATTCTTTGCTCAATACattcagttattataaaatgCGACATAAGCACATGTTATAATATACAGAACAGAATGCTATGGCTTACTGACTGGTGGAGTGCAGAGAATGTCTGGTGATGTTTGTGGAAGGATCCTCTCTCAATTCCTATAACTGGTCTGAGATGGTCAGTTATATAATAATAGGACAGCAAAGGGAGGCTGGACACTTTTTGGATAAACTtcgtacttttatttttaaattataatattatttcacaggtgaaatttagataaatatttagttatgtgTTTTTGAATCTACAAAAACTTTTGTGAATGCTATCTATGTCCCATGCAGAgtgaaataattacatttgattAGCCGTATTTAAACTATTGATATTTCAATTCATGCaaatttgcaataatttattcttattaaagTCAATTGCTAAATAAGGATATCTGAACAGTTGTTTGTATAAACATAACTTTACTATCAACATGtctaaaaatgttgtaatgtttgagaataaaataaaagataggTAGAGCCAGATTTTCTCAAAAGAAAGATGTAAATATCTCATACCTAAATACCAATTTCTAGATATATCTTGACAAAGGCAAATCTGaacaatgtgttaaaaaaattacaagctttaacaaaaattttaaatcctgtAAATATGTTAAAGATTCCATGAGGAGTGTGTCAGTTATAAAACATGAGAAAAGTATAgtcaattaattgatttaaaaattaaaaacacttatgttcttaatatttaattttttaattgattaagaATATATCATAactatatgattttttttgttacagattcttgaaaaaaattctcaaaatagCGCCAGTACATGCCTTGATTTACCAGAAACATCTTCAGACTTCAGTTTTGTTGATAGCCTCTTAGAACATGATTccttatttcaaaaattagaagacgCTCAACACGAGTGTTTACAAAGCAACAAACCACTGAGTGACTCGAATCCTACATTACATAAAGACGACTATATTAGTACTCATGATGACCCAACAAATAAGAGTGAAAAAGAGTTGAAAATTCAAAATGAGGAAGCAGCTCAGAAAGTCTTaagcaaattaaattttaggaaaaaatattttaatttttacagcaaAAAGTACAAGTGTGATATATGTGGTAcagtttttactaaatatagtAGTCTTTTGCATCACGACAAAGTAGACCATAAAAACATGATTCCTGAGGAAATGTGTGGCATTTGTggtaaattatttgttacaaaaattagaTTATACATGCATAAACACTTGAAACACAAAGTTAAAATGTATGAATGTGAAATATGTGGTATGAAAAGTGTGTCAAAAAAATCTCTAAAGGTACATAAGGTGAGGCACAGTTTAagatttgtttgtaatgtttgtaattttgtggCAAGTACAAATAGAAGTTTACAAGATCATTTAAACACACATAAAACAGAGAGAATGTACCGTTGTGAATTATGCCATGGAACATTCAAGCAACAGCAAGCATTGGAACACCATTTAAAGACTCATGATGATGATTCTGTGTTACGTGCAAAATGTGATGTATGTTCAAAAAAATTTAGGACATATGATGTGCTAAGAAAGCATAAAATTTCACATGTTACCGAAGTATCAGGTGAGTTAAAAACTGCTTTTATATGTGAGATCTgtgggaaaattttgaaaacgaagCAATCATTATACATACATAAGTCTTCTCACAGTGAAAAACATCACATGTGCACAGTGTGTGATgaattattttctacaaaaaatcttttaaaaaggCATATGGTTGTTCATGGAGAGCGTCTATTTGCTTGTACATTGTGTGATAAATCTTTCAATAGAGCTGATACATTGTCTTTACACTTGAATACTCATTCTCAGTCACAATTATTTCATTGCGAACAGTGTGACCGCACATTTTCTTTGGCAAGGTACTTGAAAAGACACATTGCAAGAATccacaataaaacacaaaacaacacacaatagAACACAAATAGAGGTTTAGTTATGAACataatgttattactttataacctaatttgtaataattatttttaatccttgcCACCGTAGATGGGTATAtcagaatggtagactttgacaaAACCTAAACTCAAGTGTATCCAATATTACACATTGTTTCTCTTAGAGTTTTTATTAGTTCACAAAAGACCTTCGAAATGGCAGGTGCATGTCCCTTGCCTATCATAGTTGATAAGGAAGTATTTATAGACGACCTTCACTCCATGGCAGGGGGGAGGGAGTGTCCTTTGTTTAGCTGTCGACCTGCTCCTGCTCATCTGTTCTGTGTGTCCTACAGATCCATAACCAAATATATCCCTTGTCTGCCTAGATGATAATGTAAGATGATAGAACTTATCTGTGAAACCTTAGATAAGGAAATGCTTTAATAACTAGtcgtttatataatttattagtttgtacCAAGAATTTGAATTTAGATCAAATTCACAGtatagtaaattgttatttttagatttttatcaataaatatgctaattttaactgaaattttctgtttaattttttttgcatttacttcttataacatatttataacttgATATGGCATAATTACAATAGATAAAAATCTACCTATTAGGTTAATTGAGAAATAAACCTTCTGACTATGAACGTTATTGTAAACCTCGCtgcaaaacttgtaatttactaatCAAGTCCAATAATTTCTCTTGTAGCATAACAAAAGGAAATCAAATAATGGGAGTAAAATGATTTGTGAATGCAGCAACGTCATTTACCAATTGTGTAAAAGCTGTTCAAAAGACTATACTGATCAGACAATACTTCCATTGCATATTATAAGGATGATTAAAAATGGTActgatacaaatattaaaatatatacataacataatgAATTTCAGCTCATGCAATGGAGCATTCAAAAATTCattgaatgtttttctttaaCAAGTTTACTGCGTTGTCGTAATACCATAAACAAACATTACCAGATTACCTGGGCCTGGGTACGGAACGAGTAACCGGTTACTCGTGCATAAATATAATGTGTGTGCGTCATGAGTAACGGGTTACTCATTGCGTTGCAAAAATTCTGCAAATTATTTCTAAGCAGCCGACTACCCTGGAGCGCTCTAGGTTAGTTAGCAGGAAGTACTACATCTCTGTTGAAAATGTGGCATGGCAGGAGTAGAATTGGACACCATTGAATGAGTAACTGGTTACTTGTTCTGCACACAAGGAAGATactgtttttaacaaatttaataataacattttatttctataaaggaaatatattttttgattctCATTATAATTTGTAGgtctaattataatatatttaagggaaataaaatagaaattgcattaaaaactttttactgttaatatatacaaattaatacttttacgttatataaatagttagattaaaaatcaaataactgTTAAATTACAAGTTTGGAAAACATTCTAGTTGAATTAACAGTTTAAGCTCACAATGAGTACTCGTAAATTTAGGCTTCTTGTGTTTGCTACTGAAGCAGTCTATGCACATGTGTGGTTCTTCAGGGCACTCACTGCAATATGTATCAACTTCTTTTGCTAGTTTGTCTGCCTCTTTCAAGGACACATGTTTTATCCtgattaaacaaaacaaaatttatgtgtGTAAATAGGCTGTATTAAATCTCTTTTACAGCCCACACAGGTGAGAATATTAAGGTTTTAAGTCATTTTCTCTTGACATCTGGGATAAGCTGTTAAAAGGTGTTGTTACAATCTTCTTTTGTTGTTTCCCAAAGTAGTCTTTTTGGTAACTAGACTATACTCTGATGCACCATTTTCCACTCTCTGCAATTATGTCAGTTTGGTATTAACATAGTCTGATTTTGAAGTATCCTAAAACAATGAACATCACTGCCACCCCAGCTGACATTTGTCTATGGTGAGTAATGTTCGCAGATAAAGTGTGCCAAAAACTTACAGAAAGATTATTCTCAAGCTGGTCAATCACAGCACAAATATCTGCGTCCAGGATATTTACTCAGTCTTCATCTAATGTCCTAGAAAATGTTTTACCtgaagtgttttttaatttatttaatatgtttgtcACCAAAATAGCAATATCCGAATAGAACTGGGGATAAATCCAACATTCATAATAGCAATGCTATCCttgcctttttttattaaaatagccCATATTGGAAGTAATAATTAGAAGGAAGCAAATGTAAAGAGAgtagttttatgttgtttatccTTACAATTTCACTGTTAAAACTGCTAATTCTTATGTCAACTAATAAGTTCCTAGATTCTTGCTCGTCTTTAGTTAGTTTATTAAATCTTGCCCCTAACCTAACATATGAACAGGCATCTACATGTGaccttcattttattaaatagttttccaaaaatatcttataaaatcaccaactttatatttttaatttttaggttttaaattagtatgttttgctgcagttttattttaacttcaaaagATTTATGTTTTCcaattttgtttagattttttttgtcattttctaAAGAGATCATGAGATAGAACAGAGAatctaaatagattaaaataattaaaattaatgtggaACATTTCCTTCAATGTTCTTATTAGTAAGAAATGTGCTTGTTTTGGCATACTTCCATGAGTTTCATAATGATCAAATTTACAAGAGGTGGCAGCAGTGAAGACAATTCCGTTTGATTTTCCGATTCttgctgtaatttatttatttcatttaggacaggttcaattgattttaaaagatttaaaatttctctatttgatttttttcagcTGCTGCTTTAAAATTGGGGTGTGAAAGTCTTTTCTAACGGATGTTTCGCTGTTTATTCtttatgttcttatttattttaagttctaaGGTACGATATTTCCTCTATCAGAGACATTccaatgaaatacatttttctgtgAGGGCCtgtaattgaaaatttagttCTAACTTGATAGGTGTGACTACGGCTGCATCTTGTTTGCTGGATGATGTGTTTAGGCTGCTCTTAGATTTCGGTAGGTTGGATTCAGTTTGAATAGAGACAGATGATATAGGTGTCAAATTGTTAGGTAGTAGATCACTTATAGAGCTCCTTGTACTGTTGTGAGTATGTTTGCATAACTATAAGACTCGTAGCTTTATTTTGCAGTTTACTGTTTTTCCGTAATTTTCCCATTTCTTTTAAAACCAAACCGTACATATCTTTATGTTTTAAGGCAACTGTTCAGTTCTCCTCcttagactaatggttatagtcttggctctctaaccgagagatcatgggttcaaatcccggggaggtacaatcatgtactttgtactttgaaaataaaaaccagtgcacttcgaagccggcatagctgacgctaaggcttaaatgagatttaaaaaaagcattgaTTTCAGATCAGTATAGAAAAGCTGatatttactttagtattttatttgGCAGTTGAATTCTTTACtatgttttcaatgtttatattttatgttgttcattaaactgatattttctttgcaaacttttattcctttaatttttaagtgGCAACGAGGATATGGATCAAGAACTTCTACAGTATTTGAAAAAAGTGtttgtacaataaaaacaaaataatttaaacacttttaaatgaaaaacaagcaacagaaataacatgtttttgaaatgtttccaatTTTTGGCTCATACTCATCAAATGTTTACGccttgaacatttaaaaacaatgcgTATTTAGAATAAAAGAAACATGAATTTTTCTGTCATAGGTGAGTTCAGACTCATTTATCTtgttacattaaaactatttggTTGTACTGATCTAAGAAATAAATCTTATAGGatattattgataaactttcagagtactttgtattaaaaaaaacatgttagcATCTCCAtacaaatttcttaaaactatcaTGAAATCAGGACAATCATATTCAGAATGGATCAAAAATCTATGTGTAATTACTCgttcttgtaattttaaatgtatgagaTCAAGTTGTGACCAatcatttttttatgattatattagaGATGACTCCTTTACACGCCTCATGATTTTGTCCACATTGCAGATGATCAATCCCACATTAAAtggttgttaaaattatatttacatttgaaactACTCAAGCTGCTATACAGATTAAGGAATATACAGATAATTCTATATACAgagttttactaatatatttcgataatCAAAAAACTTACTGATCTTTATCGAGATCTTCAAATACAGAAACTTGCTCTTCATTACGCCATATATCTGGTAAGCCAAATGTTTTGTCAAATCAAGTCAAAGACAGACTCAAGTTTTAGAGAAGTAGATATCCCTATTTTCACAAATTATGTACCTCTTGTTTTTTTGCTCATCAGGGAAGAAACTGTTGGTTTTACAAAGCAACTTATAATAATTGAATCATCGATTCTTGGGAAATTGGGTCATGCCAAAAGTCTGTTGTTCTTAGTCAAAACATGAAGTAAAATTAGTTAAAGAAGTCTATTCTCTCTCGcaattttttacagaattaaacTCCCAATATTTTCAAGGTAATTTTACGTGTGTTGAATGGTAAGGCTATATTAAAATGACACTAGATTTAGGTGTCTCATGATCAATGATTGTTTGGTCCTGATACTAATGAGGTAAACCACCAATACTTCCCTAAGTTCTTGTCTAAAAA
The Homalodisca vitripennis isolate AUS2020 chromosome 4, UT_GWSS_2.1, whole genome shotgun sequence DNA segment above includes these coding regions:
- the LOC124360593 gene encoding zinc finger protein 43-like — protein: MAPETLINSLLDLKNMCRLCLSQNTSLYLIFADSTTADSSLVSMTSRIKACVDIEVTPRDDLPNKICHRCKEQLENWVKFKELCDNANTLLLQCAAGGIQSLSDGILEKNSQNSASTCLDLPETSSDFSFVDSLLEHDSLFQKLEDAQHECLQSNKPLSDSNPTLHKDDYISTHDDPTNKSEKELKIQNEEAAQKVLSKLNFRKKYFNFYSKKYKCDICGTVFTKYSSLLHHDKVDHKNMIPEEMCGICGKLFVTKIRLYMHKHLKHKVKMYECEICGMKSVSKKSLKVHKVRHSLRFVCNVCNFVASTNRSLQDHLNTHKTERMYRCELCHGTFKQQQALEHHLKTHDDDSVLRAKCDVCSKKFRTYDVLRKHKISHVTEVSGELKTAFICEICGKILKTKQSLYIHKSSHSEKHHMCTVCDELFSTKNLLKRHMVVHGERLFACTLCDKSFNRADTLSLHLNTHSQSQLFHCEQCDRTFSLARYLKRHIARIHNKTQNNTQ